Below is a window of Podarcis muralis chromosome 5, rPodMur119.hap1.1, whole genome shotgun sequence DNA.
TGTCAGCTGACCGTGCTTGCTAGCCTGCACCTGACTCATAAAAGGTTGGCACAGCCAAGGCCTGGCTCCCACAAATCCTCAGAGTGCTCAGGGCCTGCTTCCTGCAAAACCTCAGTGCTCATTACAGGCAGCAGGCAGTGAGAGGCCCAAGTATTCATTGGCCTTGTTAGATCTGCTGGGAAGATGACAAAAACATGCCCCTTGAAAATGGTGCCACATACCTCTGTGGTCTTCTATGAGATAGCACAGTGTGCATACACTGATATTCATAAAAATGCACAGCCTTTACATGTTTGTGCATTGCACAGCACATGTGGCTACCATCTTCCATGTCATATTTTAGTATTACATGAGAAAGAAAGCTCAAAAATGCACTATACCAGACAAAAGAACAGCTCAGCTGCCATTTTTCTGGCACCATAGCCAATTCTAGCAACTAGCCCAGAGGGTAAAATTCTggtccagaggtcagcaaacttttttggagggggtcgttcactgtcccccagaccttgtggcgTGCCAGACAGCGCACACACGCAGGCGCACATGGCGGAGGGGCTTCTctctttccccagcccctcccctccccctgcctaccTATGCTGCTGTCAGTGCTGCGCTCTCCCAACTGCGGCTCCTGTGCCCTTGcgagggctgctttcaggctgcTCGTCCCGCTGCCGCCACTCGCAAGGACAGGCATAGGAGCCGCAGTTGAGAGAGACACTGCACTGTGCTCTGCCAACCgctgctcctgtgcctgcccttgcaaGCGGCAGAGGCTGCCGGCAGCGACGGAGGGATGAGCAGCCCAAAAGGGatggctggctccagagaggcgCTGCccaaaatggcgctcagccagctcagcccagcccactTCCTCCACTacgcagggcggggagaagggtGCGGAGAAGCCAGGCGCAGGAAGAGAGGAGGCaccgcggtgtgtgtgtgtggggggggggaatggcgccccaaaaaaatgaatggggaaaaaatgaacaaacagaACCGCCGATCCACGGAacgtccacaggccggatcctGAGGGCAATTGGGCTAGATTTGGCCCGCGGAccatagtttgccgacccctgttctgGTCAATCTCGCTGGGTGGCAACCCTAGTGGCTTTCTTAGGATATACGTATATCatcaccagggacgcgggtggcgctgtgggtaaaagcctcagcgcctagggcttgccgatcgaaaggtcggcggttcgaatccccgcggcggggtgcactcccgttgctcggtcccagcgcctgccaacctagcagttcgaaagcactcccgggtgcaagtagataaatagggaccgcttactagcgggaaggtaaacggcgtttccgtgtgcggctctggctcaccagagcagcgatgtcacgctggccacgtgacccggaagtgtctctggacagcgctggcccccggcctcttaagtgagatgggcgcacaaccgtagagtctgtcaagactggcccgtacgggcaggggtacctttacctttatatcatcatcatcaatctttattacggtccagagacccaacaaatcattacaaaacaatacacaattcatacagcctacctccaggttaaacgagcattttgtttggaatatagggctcatttgatcttgcaaccaccgataaaaactttgccactgctaatgttctaacaTTTGTCCGGTCCGATATACATATATTACAAATGTAAATTACTTTGCCTTCCATGGCTTCCAACCATGGAACTTAGGAAATCATGATTCTCTAATAAGAAACCCTAAGTAAAGAAAGAAGTTCTGCTCCTATAGTTCGCATACAGAAGCCCTGACAACTAACCCAGTTCATATCTGGCTTAAATTTGTAATTTGTAAATTAAATTTGTAACTTCAAAGATTCCAAATAAGGGGAGGAAATAACTAACTAGgaatttattttttgtgtgtttcaGGATTGTCCAACTTACAGGAGCAATATTTCCATACACTATGAACCTAGAAACAGAAACATTTTGCCAAGAATACCTAGCACATAAAGGTACAGTAGTAAAACCATATTACTGGCTAACAGTGAGCCAAAGCTGTGTCAAGTGCCCCTATCACATAAAAACAGGTGAAGAAGCAAGAGTTCCTTATGTAGAATTTCATAATGCCTTTGGATTCCCATACAGATCAATGCCTTCCCATAATAAACACCTTCTATTTTATGAATTGAGGCATTCATCAGGGAAATTAATTCAAAAAGGCCATGCTACAAATTGCACAGAGTACAACATTCATCCAGAATCAATGTTATTTGAAATAGGCGGTTATCTAGATTCAGTTGTGCACAATTATGAGAATGCTGGATACATAATTATTTATTCAAACTACTCACCTTGTAACGAGGCAGAGCATGGCTGCATAAGCAAAATGTACAACTTCCTGATGAAGTATCAAGACATTACACTCTGCATTTATTTTGCACAGCTGTACCACACAGAGGAGGATTTCCCAGTATCCACATGGAACTGTGAAGCTCTGCAAAGCCTGGCTAGCATGTGGCCTCAGGTGACATTGAGCCCACTGTGTGGTGGACTTTGGCATTCCCCCCTAAAGAGTTTTGTGACTAATATATCACACCCAAGTCTCCATCATCCAATTTTGCCTGCAAGAGTATGGGCTGACAGACAAAATGCACAACAAATTAGCAGCATTACAGGAATGAAATTTCCTTTTATGAAGACCCTGCCTCAGCCAGGCTATGGACACTCAACTGTTCTGCCATCTCTGCAAAAGTACTTTTTGCCCAGTTCAGACTCTCAGCATCCAGCACCAATGATGAATGGTAGATTGCTCCCTCTGAGGATACCACCCCCCCACTCAACACCTCCCATTGATGTTTTTTCCAGTTTTAGAAAGCAGCCACTATACCCCCAACCTAAAAATATTGTCAGACACTTAAAAATGCCAGATAAGTCATTAAGCAAAGCTAAACGTTTGCAAGTAATTCCAAACGGAAGATCTGTTTACATGGAAAGAATTACTGAACGAGTTTAAAGTATCAAGTCTAAAGAGCATGAACTGCACAGAAACCGGATCCAATTCACCTCATTCAAAAATTGAATGCAGGGCTGACAATTCACTCGGCATGTAAGCAGCTCAAATGCTTATACGCGTGTTTTTCATATGTACTGTGGCTATTATGCCAGCATAGGAAACACCAACTTCAAGCAGCTG
It encodes the following:
- the APOBEC4 gene encoding putative C->U-editing enzyme APOBEC-4 gives rise to the protein MNLETETFCQEYLAHKGTVVKPYYWLTVSQSCVKCPYHIKTGEEARVPYVEFHNAFGFPYRSMPSHNKHLLFYELRHSSGKLIQKGHATNCTEYNIHPESMLFEIGGYLDSVVHNYENAGYIIIYSNYSPCNEAEHGCISKMYNFLMKYQDITLCIYFAQLYHTEEDFPVSTWNCEALQSLASMWPQVTLSPLCGGLWHSPLKSFVTNISHPSLHHPILPARVWADRQNAQQISSITGMKFPFMKTLPQPGYGHSTVLPSLQKYFLPSSDSQHPAPMMNGRLLPLRIPPPHSTPPIDVFSSFRKQPLYPQPKNIVRHLKMPDKSLSKAKRLQVIPNGRSVYMERITERV